From Mustela erminea isolate mMusErm1 chromosome 1, mMusErm1.Pri, whole genome shotgun sequence, a single genomic window includes:
- the AMT gene encoding aminomethyltransferase, mitochondrial isoform X2 produces MVAFAGWSLPVQYRDSHVDSHLHTRRHCSLFDVSHMLQTKILGCDRVKLMESLVVGDIAELRPNQGTLSLFTNEAGGILDDLIVTSTSEGYLYVVSNAGCWDKDLALMQDKVREFQNTGRDVSLEVVENALLALQGPTAAQVLQAGVAEDLRKLPFMTSAVMEVFGVSDCRVTRCGYTGEDGMEISVPAVAAVRLATALLENPEVKLAGLAARDSLRLEAGLCLYGNDIDDHTTPVEGSLSWTLGKRRRVAMDFPGASVIVAQLKGKVQRKRVGLICEGAPMRAHSPILNTEGTVIGTVTSGCPSPCLKKNVAMGYVPSEYSRPGTPLLVEVRRKQQVAVVSKMPFVTTNYYTLK; encoded by the exons ATGGTGGCGTTTGCAGGCTGGAGTCTGCCTGTGCAATACCGGGACAGCCACGTTGACTCACACCTGCACACACGCCGGCACTGCTCGCTCTTTGACGTGTCCCACATGCTGCAG ACCAAGATACTTGGTTGTGACCGAGTGAAGCTGATGGAGAGTCTAGTGGTTGGAGATATTGCAGAGTTAAGGCCAAACCAG GGGACACTGTCGCTGTTCACCAATGAGGCTGGAGGCATTTTAGATGACTTGATTGTGACCAGCACCTCTGAGGGCTACCTGTATGTGGTGTCCAACGCTGGCTGCTGGGACAAGGACTTGGCTCTCATGCAG GACAAGGTCAGGGAGTTTCAGAACACGGGCAGGGACGTGAGCCTGGAGGTGGTGGAGAATGCCTTGCTAGCCCTGCAAG GCCCCACGGCGGCACAGGTGTTGCAGGCCGGTGTAGCAGAGGACCTGAGGAAATTGCCCTTCATGACCAGTGCTGTGATGGAGGTGTTTGGTGTGTCTGACTGCCGTGTAACCCGCTGCGGCTACACAGGAGAGGATGGCATGGAG ATCTCGGTGCCGGCGGTGGCGGCAGTCCGCCTGGCAACAGCTCTGCTGGAAAACCCAGAGGTGAAGCTGGCAGGACTGGCCGCCCGGGACAGCCTGCGCCTGGAGGCAGGCCTCTGCCTGTATGGGAATGACATCGATGACCACACCACGCCTGTGGAAGGCAGCCTCAGCTGGACATTGG GGAAGCGCCGCCGAGTTGCCATGGACTTCCCTGGAGCCTCTGTCATTGTTGCTCAGCTGAAGGGCAAGGTGCAGCGGAAACGTGTGGGGTTAATCTGCGAGGGGGCGCCAATGCGGGCACATAGCCCCATCCTGAATACGGAGGGCACTGTGATTG GTACTGTGACCAGtggctgcccctctccctgcctgaaGAAGAATGTGGCCATGGGTTATGTGCCCAGTGAGTATAGCCGGCCAGGGACCCCACTGCTGGTAGAGGTGCGGCGGAAGCAGCAAGTGGCCGTGGTCAGCAAGATGCCCTTTGTGACCACAAATTACTATACCCTCAAGTGA
- the TCTA gene encoding T-cell leukemia translocation-altered gene protein isoform X2 gives MAEPWSGESLQALPTTVLGALGTLGSEFLREWEAQDMRVTLFKLLLLWLVLSLLGIQLAWGFYGSTVTGLYHRPALDVFLPPGLGGQNGSTPDGSTHFTSWETTANEPLKTHRE, from the exons ATGGCGGAGCCTTGGTCTGGGGAGTCTTTGCAGGCTCTGCCGACCACTGTGCTGGGCGCGCTAGGCACCCTGGGCAGCGAGTTCCTGCGGGAGTGGGAGGCGCAGGACATGCGCGTGACTCTCTTCAAGCTGCTGCTACTGTGGTTGGTGTTAAGTCTCCTGGGCATCCAGCTGGCGTGGGGGTTCTACGGGAGCACGGTGACAGGGCTGTATCACCGCCCAG CTCTGGATGTGTTCCTGCCCCCAGGTCTGGGCGGCCAGAACGGATCCACACCTGATGGCTCCACGCATTTCACTTCGTG GGAAACAACAGCAAATGAACCTCtcaaaacccacagagaataa
- the AMT gene encoding aminomethyltransferase, mitochondrial isoform X1, whose protein sequence is MQRAVSMVAHLGLRLQALPSALGRPFSCAQDVLRRTPLYDFHLAHGGKMVAFAGWSLPVQYRDSHVDSHLHTRRHCSLFDVSHMLQTKILGCDRVKLMESLVVGDIAELRPNQGTLSLFTNEAGGILDDLIVTSTSEGYLYVVSNAGCWDKDLALMQDKVREFQNTGRDVSLEVVENALLALQGPTAAQVLQAGVAEDLRKLPFMTSAVMEVFGVSDCRVTRCGYTGEDGMEISVPAVAAVRLATALLENPEVKLAGLAARDSLRLEAGLCLYGNDIDDHTTPVEGSLSWTLGKRRRVAMDFPGASVIVAQLKGKVQRKRVGLICEGAPMRAHSPILNTEGTVIGTVTSGCPSPCLKKNVAMGYVPSEYSRPGTPLLVEVRRKQQVAVVSKMPFVTTNYYTLK, encoded by the exons ATGCAGCGGGCAGTGAGCATGGTGGCCCATCTGGGCTTGCGGCTGCAGGCACTTCCATCGGCCCTGGGCCGTCCGTTCAGTTGCGCACAG GACGTACTCCGCAGGACACCACTCTATGACTTCCACCTGGCTCATGGCGGGAAGATGGTGGCGTTTGCAGGCTGGAGTCTGCCTGTGCAATACCGGGACAGCCACGTTGACTCACACCTGCACACACGCCGGCACTGCTCGCTCTTTGACGTGTCCCACATGCTGCAG ACCAAGATACTTGGTTGTGACCGAGTGAAGCTGATGGAGAGTCTAGTGGTTGGAGATATTGCAGAGTTAAGGCCAAACCAG GGGACACTGTCGCTGTTCACCAATGAGGCTGGAGGCATTTTAGATGACTTGATTGTGACCAGCACCTCTGAGGGCTACCTGTATGTGGTGTCCAACGCTGGCTGCTGGGACAAGGACTTGGCTCTCATGCAG GACAAGGTCAGGGAGTTTCAGAACACGGGCAGGGACGTGAGCCTGGAGGTGGTGGAGAATGCCTTGCTAGCCCTGCAAG GCCCCACGGCGGCACAGGTGTTGCAGGCCGGTGTAGCAGAGGACCTGAGGAAATTGCCCTTCATGACCAGTGCTGTGATGGAGGTGTTTGGTGTGTCTGACTGCCGTGTAACCCGCTGCGGCTACACAGGAGAGGATGGCATGGAG ATCTCGGTGCCGGCGGTGGCGGCAGTCCGCCTGGCAACAGCTCTGCTGGAAAACCCAGAGGTGAAGCTGGCAGGACTGGCCGCCCGGGACAGCCTGCGCCTGGAGGCAGGCCTCTGCCTGTATGGGAATGACATCGATGACCACACCACGCCTGTGGAAGGCAGCCTCAGCTGGACATTGG GGAAGCGCCGCCGAGTTGCCATGGACTTCCCTGGAGCCTCTGTCATTGTTGCTCAGCTGAAGGGCAAGGTGCAGCGGAAACGTGTGGGGTTAATCTGCGAGGGGGCGCCAATGCGGGCACATAGCCCCATCCTGAATACGGAGGGCACTGTGATTG GTACTGTGACCAGtggctgcccctctccctgcctgaaGAAGAATGTGGCCATGGGTTATGTGCCCAGTGAGTATAGCCGGCCAGGGACCCCACTGCTGGTAGAGGTGCGGCGGAAGCAGCAAGTGGCCGTGGTCAGCAAGATGCCCTTTGTGACCACAAATTACTATACCCTCAAGTGA
- the TCTA gene encoding T-cell leukemia translocation-altered gene protein isoform X3, translating into MAEPWSGESLQALPTTVLGALGTLGSEFLREWEAQDMRVTLFKLLLLWLVLSLLGIQLAWGFYGSTVTGLYHRPGLGGQNGSTPDGSTHFTSWETTANEPLKTHRE; encoded by the exons ATGGCGGAGCCTTGGTCTGGGGAGTCTTTGCAGGCTCTGCCGACCACTGTGCTGGGCGCGCTAGGCACCCTGGGCAGCGAGTTCCTGCGGGAGTGGGAGGCGCAGGACATGCGCGTGACTCTCTTCAAGCTGCTGCTACTGTGGTTGGTGTTAAGTCTCCTGGGCATCCAGCTGGCGTGGGGGTTCTACGGGAGCACGGTGACAGGGCTGTATCACCGCCCAG GTCTGGGCGGCCAGAACGGATCCACACCTGATGGCTCCACGCATTTCACTTCGTG GGAAACAACAGCAAATGAACCTCtcaaaacccacagagaataa
- the NICN1 gene encoding nicolin-1 — MSRVSVPCHVKGTVALQVGDVRTSQGRPGVLVIDVTFPSVAPFELQEIMFKNYYTAFLSIRVRQHTSTHTPPKWVTCLRDYCLMPDPHSEEGAQEYISLFKHQMLCDMARVLELRLILRQPSPLWVSFTVEELQIYQQGPKSPSMTFPKWLSHPVPCEQPAPLIEGLPDPSRVSSEVQQMWALTEMIRASHTSTRIGRFDVDGCYDLNLLSYT; from the exons ATGTCCCGCGTGTCGGTGCCCTGCCATGTGAAAGGCACCGTGGCCCTGCAGGTGGGCGACGTGCGAACCTCCCAAGGCCGGCCTGGTGTGCTGGTCATCGATGTCACCTTCCCCAGCGTCGCGCCCTTCGAG TTACAGGAGATCATGTTTAAGAATTACTACACAGCCTTTCTGAGCATCCGTGTTCGCCAGCACACCTCAACGCACACCCCACCCAAATGGGTGACCTGCCTGCGGGACTACTGCCTCATGCCTGACCCACAcagtgaggagggagcccaggagTATATATCGTTGTTTAAGCACCAG ATGCTGTGTGACATGGCCAGAGTACTGGAGCTGCGCCTGATTCTTCGACAGCCATCACCACTGTGGGTGTCTTTCACAGTGGAAGAATTGCAGATTTACCAGCAGGGACCAAAG AGCCCCTCCATGACCTTCCCCAAGTGGCTCTCCCACCCAGTGCCTTGTGAGCAGCCTGCTCCCCTCATTGAG GGTCTCCCAGACCCCAGCAGGGTATCCTCCGAGGTGCAGCAGATGTGGGCGCTGACAGAGATGATCCGGGCCAGTCACACCTCCACAAGGATCGGCCGCTTTGAT GTGGATGGCTGTTACGACCTGAACTTGCTCTCCTACACTTGA
- the TCTA gene encoding T-cell leukemia translocation-altered gene protein isoform X1, translating to MAEPWSGESLQALPTTVLGALGTLGSEFLREWEAQDMRVTLFKLLLLWLVLSLLGIQLAWGFYGSTVTGLYHRPDPHPLPAAALDVFLPPGLGGQNGSTPDGSTHFTSWETTANEPLKTHRE from the exons ATGGCGGAGCCTTGGTCTGGGGAGTCTTTGCAGGCTCTGCCGACCACTGTGCTGGGCGCGCTAGGCACCCTGGGCAGCGAGTTCCTGCGGGAGTGGGAGGCGCAGGACATGCGCGTGACTCTCTTCAAGCTGCTGCTACTGTGGTTGGTGTTAAGTCTCCTGGGCATCCAGCTGGCGTGGGGGTTCTACGGGAGCACGGTGACAGGGCTGTATCACCGCCCAG atccccaccccctgcctgctgcaGCTCTGGATGTGTTCCTGCCCCCAGGTCTGGGCGGCCAGAACGGATCCACACCTGATGGCTCCACGCATTTCACTTCGTG GGAAACAACAGCAAATGAACCTCtcaaaacccacagagaataa